DNA from Streptococcus parasuis:
CTCCAACCTCCAAAGGTTCCCCGAACCTTTGGAGCTAGTCTGAGTTCGATTTCCTTTGAGTATTGTACTATTAGAAATCACTCTTCAAGCTCAACCTAAAGGAGAAGTTATGCCTATTAATTCATTTAATCAAGAAATCGGCGCACCACTACCTCACCATCAAGCTGGTAGTCTCCCTACTATTGATGTTCTCCAAGGAAAAACCGTTCGCTTGGAAAAACTCAGACCAGATCACGCCGATGCAATCTATCAATTCTATGGTCCTACTGCCAAGCAAGCTGATTGGACCTATTTATCTATTGACCCCTTTAAAGACTATCCAAGTTTTCAATCATATTTCCAACACATGTTGGACTCAGCCGATCCTTATTATCTTGCTATCATTGACCAATCTACCAATCAAGCCATCGGAACATTTGCACTGATGCGTATAGATTCTAAAAATCGTGTCATTGAAGTGGGATGGGTCCTCTTTTCTCCAAAACTCCAAAAAACACGACAAGCAACGGAGGCTCACTACTTGCTTATGTCCTATATTTTTGAGAACCTAGGCTATCGCAGATATGAATGGAAGTGTGATCATTTAAATGGTCCATCACGCCGAGCAGCACTACGATTGGGCTTTACCCATGAAGGCACCTTTCGACAAGCTTTGGTCTATAAGGAAAGGAATCGTGATACGGATTGGTTTTCTATATTAGACAAAGAATGGGACTCCCGTAAACAGCGACTAGAAAGCTGGTTAGAGGATGCCAACTTTGACAAGAATGGCCAACAAAAACATTCCCTATCTTCTCTATAAATTCAAGCAAATTTTGCTTGAATTTTTTTGTTTATTGTTGTATGATAAAACCACAACAATGTTACAAAAGGAGATTAGCTATGCAACTGAAACTTTCCTCCATATCAAAAAAATTTGATTATAAAATCATTTTGGAAGATGCTTCTTTTACCTTTGAAAAGGGGAAGATTTATGGTTTGCTGGGGCGAAATGGTGCTGGTAAGACGACCTTGTTCAACTGTATTGCTCGCAATCTGACTTTGGAAAGTGGCAATATTCAGTTTGTAGAGGGCGAGGGAGTCCTTGACTACGATAATACGGACATCGGCTTTACCCAGACCTATCCGCAGCTACCTGCCTTTATGACCGCCTATGAGTTTGTGCGTTTCTATATGGATATCCACAAGGACAAACTCAAATCTCCTCGTAGTCCAGAAGAATGGCTAAACTTGGTCGGTATCGGAGAAGAAGACCAGCACCGTCTGCTCAAGGACTTTTCCCACGGTATGCAGAACAAGGTCCAGTTGCTCCTGTCCTTGATTGTCCAGCCACCTGTCCTTCTCTTAGATGAACCGCTGACGTCCTTTGACCCTGTGGCTGCCCACGAGTTCAAACAGCTGATTCGGGAGGCTAAGAAGGATTCCGTTATTATCTTTTCCACCCACATTTTGCAGCTGGCTCAGGATCTCTGTGACGAGATTGTTTTGCTCCATCACCAAGAATTGCAAGCAGTTCCGAGTGACAAACTCCACGACCCTGACTTTGAACAAGAGATTATTCAGCTACTGACAGCAGATTAGGAGGAGCTTATGAAAACCATTCTACGTTATTTTTGGTATCGGGAAAAGTATGCCCTCCATCGCTCCGTCAACGGATTTTTCTACTATCTACGGAAACTGCCACTTGTGGGAAAGAGCATCCCAGAAAGTATTTTCAAGTCTTATAGTTTTAAGTCTGGTCTCTTTTTGGTCCTGCTCATCTTATCCATCCCCAGTCGCTTCCTGGTCAAGGGAATTTGGTTAACCATTTATTCTTGCATTGCTGCCTTCTGGATCAAACTCCTATCCAACAATCAGCTGGACTTTTGGCAAATCCCGTCAGATACTTGGCTTCTAGGCTTTTCCATGTGGATGGTCTTTGTTGGCTACACCTATCGATTTGGCAAGGGATTTGAGCCTTTTATCGCCAAGCCCGAGCGGGAATTCATGCGAAATTTCGGTCTTTCCCAGTCTAGTTTTCTCCAGAGTCAACTCTTTGTAGAGCCCATTATCACCAGTCTGTCCTACCTGCCTGCCCTGCTGATTTTTTCTAGCCTATCAGGAAATTGGCTCTATCTGCCTCTAGGATTACTGACCATTCCGACAGGAGTTTTTACTGGTCAGGCTCTCAATCGAGCACTATTCAACAGAGGTATTTTGGCTCGTCGAAACTCTTGGCAATCCTGGGTTATCTTGGGTACTGGTCTAACAGCTATTGCCAGTCTTATCTTTTTCCGCAATCATCTGTCTCCCATCTTTTTACTGCCTATGCTTGCCTGTCAGGTCTTGCTGATTTGGTTTGGTTATCGTTATTTGAAACAACAGACCAATCATCTGGACTATCTCTATTATTGCATGGACCAGTCCTTGCAGATGGATAAGAAAATTTTTGAGATGACCAAGGGTAACGAGTATACTCGCCAAGGTTTACAGATGCAGGCGAAACTGAGTATGGAAACAGGAAAGGACCTGACTCATCTGTCAGGCATGACCTACTTAAACGCTCTGCTATTTGACCGCTATCGTTCTATCCTTACGAAAAAACTGCATTTTCGCTTGGGTTGTCTTTTGGCTATTGTCCTTTTTATTGAAGGAATTCGTTGGTTTTCAAAAGAGGATATAGAGATAAGCAATGCCAACTACATCGAGGGACTACCTTTTGCTTTCATGGTCATGTATGCCGCCTCCATGGGAAAATCTGTCGCACAGATGGTCTTTGTTAATTGCGATATTTCCATGCTCCACTATCCATTTTACCGCGAAGCAAAGACCATTATTGCAGGCTTTCATTATCGTTTTCTGCAAACTGTAAAATTAAATGCCGCCTTCTCTGGATCTCTACTATTGGCCCTCATCATCTTTACTAGAGCGCAGCTACCTATTGAAACCTATCTCCTAACTGCCCTGCTTTTGTTGAGTCTAACAGCTCTCTTCTCCTTCCACGACCTCTTTATCTACTATATTCTCCAACCCTTTACCAAGGACATGGAAGTTGTCAACCCAGTCTATAAATTTCTCAGTGGGGCTCTCTACTGGGTGGCCTATCTCAATATCAAGCTGGATTTAGGCAGTCACTTGTACATCCTACTCATTTCCATAGCTATGATTACCTATGTCAGCATCGGTTACTGGATTTTATTGAAAAAAGCTCCGCAGACTTTTAGATTGAAGGGATAACTATAACTATTTTTATGGAGTATTTAGGTCTAGCCTTTTTAAGAAAGCGCTTTTATGATAAACTATAAGAATACTACATTTATTAAAGGAGAATATTTGTTATGATTATTGGTGTTCCTAAAGAGATTAAAAACAATGAAAATCGTGTCGGAATCACACCAGCAGGTGTCCTGAGTTTTACACAAGCAGGTCACGAAGTTTGGGTAGAAAAAGGAGCTGGTCTTGGATCTGGTTATAGTGATGCAGAATATGAAGCACAAGGTGCCATTCTCAAAAATACTGCCGAAGAAACCTGGGCAGCCGACATGGTGCTCAAGGTTAAAGAACCACTAGAAAGTGAATACACATTCTTTCGTACAGACCTGTTACTCTTTACCTATCTCCACCTAGCTCCTGCACCAGAGTTGACTCAAGCTTTGATAGACGGTGATGTGATTGCCATCGGCTATGAAACGGTTGTTGACCACGGTACCCTTCCTCTCCTAAATCCTATGAGTGAGGTTGCTGGTCGCATGGCTACACAACTGGGTGCCCAATTCCTGACTAAAATTGAGGGTGGTTCAGGCATCCTCCTTGGCGGTGTTCCTGGAGTGAGAAAAGGCCATGTTGTTATCATCGGTGGCGGAAATGTCGGTGTCAACGCTGCGCAAATGGCTGTCGGTCTAGGCGCAAAAGTGACGATTTTAGATATCAATCCAAAACGCCTGGCTGAGCTAGACGCACAATTCGATGGCAAGGTTCAAACCCTCATGTCCAATACACTCAATATTACTGAAAGTGTAAAAGAGGCCGATCTATTGATTGGGGCAGTCCTTATCCCAGGAGCACGCGCACCGAAATTAGTGACCAAGGAAATGGTTGCGAGTATGAAGCCTGGCTCTGTCATCATCGATGTTGCTGTAGACCAAGGTGGCATCATTGAAACAGCCGACCGTGTCACCACACATGACAATCCAACCTACCTAGTAGATGGAGTTGTTCACTATGCGGTTGCCAACATGCCTGGTGCTGTTGCACGTACATCCACTCAGGCACTCACAAATGCCACCCTTCCTTACGCTCTTGAATTAGCCAATAAGGGAGCAGAGCAAGCTATCGCTGACAGCACAGCCCTACGAACAGGTCTAAACATCTATCGTGGCAAAGTAACCAACCAAGCCGTTGCTGCTTCGCTTGGACTTGCCTATTCTGATATCTAAATCTAGCAATCATTACAAACACTAATTCTTTTCCAGTTACTATTTATGCTTAACTCAAGTAATAAACCGGTCTATATAAACCAAAAAATCCTAGCTCCAAACTAGGATTTTTCTATTTTATTACCAAATTCCCAAGATTGCCTGCCAAACCAGTGTCAGCACAGTCACGCCCAGCCAGCAAACTAGTCCGACCAGAAGTGTAGCTCTGCCATTTTTCACCAAAGAAAAGACATTTGTTCGCAAACCAATAGCAACCATGGCCATGCAAATGAGGAACTTGGACAGGCTTTTAAGTGGAGTAAAAACCGCCGTTCCCACTCCAAAATGACCTGCGATTGTTGTCACCAGACTGGCTAGGATAAAATACAAAATAAAAGTCGGAAAACCTGTCAGGAGGGACTTCTTGTCTGCCTTAAGACCCTTACCTCGGGTTTGCCAAATTGCTAAAACTGTTGTAATAGGAATAATGGCTAAAGTTCGTGTTAACTTAACCGTCACTGCTATATCCAAGGTCTGACTGCCCAATCCGTAAAGGCTGTCCCAGGTGGCTGCTGTTGCGGTGACCGACGAGGTATCATTGACCGCCGTTCCGGCGAACATTCCAAAGGCCTGACCCGAATCGGTCGAAAACCCAAGCCAGGTTGCCAAAGTCGGAAAGACCAAGGCCGCAAAGACATTAAAAAGAAAGATGACAGAGATTGCTTGTGCTACATCCTCATCATCCGCCTTAATAATAGGAGCTGTCGCCGCAATGGCAGAGCCGCCACAGATAGAGGTCCCAACGCCAATTAAGGTTGCCAGATGAGATGAAATCGGTAGCCATTTCCACATCAAGAAGGCCAAAAATAAAGCGAAACTGATAGTTGAAAGAATAATTGGAAGAGATTGACGTCCAACAGCCAATACCGCTGATAAGTTTAATCCAAATCCCAAACAAATCACCGCATACTGTAAAATTTTCTTGGAAGTAAAGGTTAAGCCTGACTGAAATGTATTTTTAATTGAAAAATAAGGATACAGACTCATCCCGATTAGAAGGGAGAAGACTGGCCCACCCACAAGGGGAAACAACTGACCTAACCACTGACCCACCAAAGCCAAAAGGAAACAAAGTCCGACACCTTTGGCATTTTCCTTTACCATAAAACCCTCCTAAAATATCAAACGTAATGCCGCGGTTGTAACAACCCCAACCAAAACTGCTAAGAGAATATTTTTTGTCTTCAAGACTACAAAAAATGTCGGAAGAATAGCTAGACTTTCTACCGGGAGAATACTTGGCAAGGAGCCAACTTTCTCATCCATAATACTGGAAAGGGTCAACGCAAAAATGATAGTGATTGGCAAAAAGCTGAGGAATTTCACCAACTTTGGAGGGAGGGATTTGTTCTGCGTCAGTACAAAAGGTAGGACGCGTGGTACCCAAGTCACAAGGGCCGCCGCTAGAATAATCAATAGAATACTAGTTTTTATCATCAATCATCACCCCCACAAAACAACCCAAAATTGTCGACAAGAGCACAGCCACATAAGACGACACTAGCACAGACAGTCCGACATAGGCTAGACCAACCGCCAGCAAAATCAAGCCGATTTTTTTCAAAGGAATAGTCCGAGCCATCGCCTCTAGTTGCCCTGAGAAAATCCCGACAAACATAGCGACCAAGGCAAAGTCCAACCCAAATTGCTCAGGATTTGGAATAAGACCACCAATCAGATTGCCTAGAGTCGTAAATGTAACCCAAGAAGCGTAGCCAGCAAAATTATTTCCGTACATCCAATTTGGTACTACCTGCTTATCTTCAATATGCTTCCGCAACAATAAAGCATACGATTCATCCGTCACAAACGAACCTATCAAAATATTGGATCCTAGACGATTCCCTTGAAAGATTGTTGTCGCATGTAAACACATCAAAAAATTACGCAGATTAACGAAAAATACGGTCACTGCGATTGAAAGGAGTGGTGCTCCTGCTAAGATCATGGCACAGATAACAAATTGAGCACTTCCAGCATAAACAAAAAGACTCATTAAGCCCATTTCGACAGCTGAAATTCCTGAATTGACCGATACAACCCCGCAAGCTAAACCAATACTAGCATAGCCTAAAGCAGTAGGGATAGCATCACGCATCCCTTCGCGAAAAGCATGTTCCTTCATTCCATATCTCCTTCCCTCTGATGACAAATCGAGAATTTATTCTCCCATTTTCTCACATTGCAACTTGATTTTCAAGTTTTCTTTTATATCCGAGTATAAAACCTTACTTGAAACAGGGCTAATGATCTATTTCAAAAGATACCAAAAAAACTCCGAATAGTGCAATCGGAGTTTCATCATGTATTTCAAAATATAGTCGAATGAATTAGCTTTCAGACAAAGAACTGAGGTGCAGGTAGCTAGAACAGCCTAGTGGGCTGTTCTAGGTTGGGAATAAGACTTGCGAAACAAGTCACTTTAGTAGAGTACGGCAAGCCGAAAGTGACGATGTATCAAAGCTAATTCAAATGTCTATAATTATTGCGATCACGTATTTTAGCGCTACCGGCACTAAGCTCCAAGGTCCTTTCTATCTAATACAAGAACTGATAGAAGCAAAGAAACAATGATAACCGCACAAGCTTTTAAGAGAAATAAGGTATCAAAGGTAGTATGGCTAAAAACATCTGCACCATTCGCGTAATAATAGGGCGTGATGAATTTCAAAAATTCTACTTTAGAAATAATCCGAACGATCATATCTATACTATATAAAATCAGTACGAGCCCCATTGCTAAACCAATTTGCTTTTTAGAACTAATAGCTGAAAGGAGGAAAGAAATACTAGCCAGTTCCAGCTGCATTAATAAAACCAACAAATGGTAGCTGAAAAAAGAATGAAAAGAAACATCTCCCCCCAGCTGCCAAATCCCCAGACCATTCCAACAAGAAATAATACTATTGAAAATCAGAAGTTGTAAAACAACGCTGAGGTATTTCCACAATAAAATAGTTGAGCGCTTATATGGCAAGGTGTATAAAAACTCACTTGTATGCCCTTCTTCCTCCTTAGAAAGGCTCGTAACTCCAAGCATAGAAGCAAACATTCCAGCTCCGAGACCAAACATCAGGCCAATTTCCGTAGCATAATAGCCCTCTAGAGTGGCTATGCTAATCTTATCCATACCCAATGCTTTTGTAATGTCTCCCATATTCGCATACAAATCAGCAACTCCTGTTAATTGATTCTCAACACTCTGATAGAGCCAGATAGAACCATAACAGATAAAACCAAGTACCAGGGTCCATATAAGGAGTGTCTTTCGATTTTGTCTTAACTCATGCAACAGAATAATCATTTCTCCACCTCCTCATAATAATGGAGAAACAGATCTTCAAGAGAAGGCTCTTCTACCAAAAAATCCGTCGGCGCTAGGTCTACCAAGTGATTCAATAAGTCTTCACTTGTC
Protein-coding regions in this window:
- a CDS encoding GNAT family N-acetyltransferase translates to MGAPLPHHQAGSLPTIDVLQGKTVRLEKLRPDHADAIYQFYGPTAKQADWTYLSIDPFKDYPSFQSYFQHMLDSADPYYLAIIDQSTNQAIGTFALMRIDSKNRVIEVGWVLFSPKLQKTRQATEAHYLLMSYIFENLGYRRYEWKCDHLNGPSRRAALRLGFTHEGTFRQALVYKERNRDTDWFSILDKEWDSRKQRLESWLEDANFDKNGQQKHSLSSL
- a CDS encoding ATP-binding cassette domain-containing protein produces the protein MQLKLSSISKKFDYKIILEDASFTFEKGKIYGLLGRNGAGKTTLFNCIARNLTLESGNIQFVEGEGVLDYDNTDIGFTQTYPQLPAFMTAYEFVRFYMDIHKDKLKSPRSPEEWLNLVGIGEEDQHRLLKDFSHGMQNKVQLLLSLIVQPPVLLLDEPLTSFDPVAAHEFKQLIREAKKDSVIIFSTHILQLAQDLCDEIVLLHHQELQAVPSDKLHDPDFEQEIIQLLTAD
- the ald gene encoding alanine dehydrogenase, which codes for MIIGVPKEIKNNENRVGITPAGVLSFTQAGHEVWVEKGAGLGSGYSDAEYEAQGAILKNTAEETWAADMVLKVKEPLESEYTFFRTDLLLFTYLHLAPAPELTQALIDGDVIAIGYETVVDHGTLPLLNPMSEVAGRMATQLGAQFLTKIEGGSGILLGGVPGVRKGHVVIIGGGNVGVNAAQMAVGLGAKVTILDINPKRLAELDAQFDGKVQTLMSNTLNITESVKEADLLIGAVLIPGARAPKLVTKEMVASMKPGSVIIDVAVDQGGIIETADRVTTHDNPTYLVDGVVHYAVANMPGAVARTSTQALTNATLPYALELANKGAEQAIADSTALRTGLNIYRGKVTNQAVAASLGLAYSDI
- a CDS encoding YeiH family protein, translated to MVKENAKGVGLCFLLALVGQWLGQLFPLVGGPVFSLLIGMSLYPYFSIKNTFQSGLTFTSKKILQYAVICLGFGLNLSAVLAVGRQSLPIILSTISFALFLAFLMWKWLPISSHLATLIGVGTSICGGSAIAATAPIIKADDEDVAQAISVIFLFNVFAALVFPTLATWLGFSTDSGQAFGMFAGTAVNDTSSVTATAATWDSLYGLGSQTLDIAVTVKLTRTLAIIPITTVLAIWQTRGKGLKADKKSLLTGFPTFILYFILASLVTTIAGHFGVGTAVFTPLKSLSKFLICMAMVAIGLRTNVFSLVKNGRATLLVGLVCWLGVTVLTLVWQAILGIW
- a CDS encoding AzlD domain-containing protein, which produces MIKTSILLIILAAALVTWVPRVLPFVLTQNKSLPPKLVKFLSFLPITIIFALTLSSIMDEKVGSLPSILPVESLAILPTFFVVLKTKNILLAVLVGVVTTAALRLIF
- a CDS encoding AzlC family ABC transporter permease, which encodes MKEHAFREGMRDAIPTALGYASIGLACGVVSVNSGISAVEMGLMSLFVYAGSAQFVICAMILAGAPLLSIAVTVFFVNLRNFLMCLHATTIFQGNRLGSNILIGSFVTDESYALLLRKHIEDKQVVPNWMYGNNFAGYASWVTFTTLGNLIGGLIPNPEQFGLDFALVAMFVGIFSGQLEAMARTIPLKKIGLILLAVGLAYVGLSVLVSSYVAVLLSTILGCFVGVMIDDKN
- a CDS encoding ABC transporter permease subunit, translating into MIILLHELRQNRKTLLIWTLVLGFICYGSIWLYQSVENQLTGVADLYANMGDITKALGMDKISIATLEGYYATEIGLMFGLGAGMFASMLGVTSLSKEEEGHTSEFLYTLPYKRSTILLWKYLSVVLQLLIFNSIISCWNGLGIWQLGGDVSFHSFFSYHLLVLLMQLELASISFLLSAISSKKQIGLAMGLVLILYSIDMIVRIISKVEFLKFITPYYYANGADVFSHTTFDTLFLLKACAVIIVSLLLSVLVLDRKDLGA